Proteins from a genomic interval of Spea bombifrons isolate aSpeBom1 chromosome 4, aSpeBom1.2.pri, whole genome shotgun sequence:
- the EGR3 gene encoding early growth response protein 3, translating to MTGKLLDKLPVNMTSLLPDPLYPEEGQDLPGSLSMYPSGANDQHYSAMSADNVMDLGLTNEKNSQDMSYSGTFQPGNKTVTYLGKFSFDSPSNWCQENIISLMSAGILGVPTSQAANSGGGGGSGGIMGQSQSEVESMFHGLPPYASCGDLYHDQVGFQGGSMAPYTSQEYPSPKQSLDSSVFPMIPDYNIFHHNTEMPPVDQKPFQNMEAMRVNPPPITPLETIKAFKEKQVLPSFGGMSHQPPLTLKPIRPRKYPNRPSKTPLHERPHACPAEGCDRRFSRSDELTRHLRIHTGHKPFQCRICMRSFSRSDHLTTHIRTHTGEKPFACDFCGRKFARSDERKRHAKIHLKQKDKKGGDKSACSPSVAGATAVTTCA from the exons ATGACCGGAAAGCTGCTGGATAAACTCCCGGTAAATATGACCTCACTGCTTCCGGATCCCCTCTACCCCGAGGAGGGGCAGGACCTACCCGGATCGCTGTCAATGTACCCCAGTGGGGCTAACGACCAACACTACTCTGCTATGTCTGCAG ATAATGTGATGGATTTGGGTCTGACCAATGAGAAGAACTCTCAGGATATGTCCTACTCAGGCACCTTCCAGCCAGGTAACAAGACCGTCACCTACCTAGGCAAGTTCTCCTTTGATTCTCCCTCAAACTGGTGCCAGGAGAATATCATCAGCCTGATGAGTGCAGGTATCCTTGGAGTGCCCACATCTCAAGCAGCTAAttcaggaggaggaggtggaagTGGTGGCATCATGGGACAAAGTCAAAGTGAAGTTGAATCTATGTTCCATGGTCTTCCACCTTATGCCAGCTGTGGAGACCTGTACCATGATCAGGTGGGTTTTCAAGGAGGAAGTATGGCACCATACACTTCCCAGGAATACCCATCTCCGAAACAGAGTCTGGACTCTAGTGTCTTCCCAATGATACCAGACTACAATATATTCCATCACAACACTGAGATGCCTCCAGTGGACCAGAAGCCCTTTCAAAATATGGAGGCTATGCGGGTCAATCCTCCACCCATAACTCCACTGGAGACCATCAAGGCATTCAAAGAGAAGCAGGTGTTACCCAGCTTTGGAGGAATGAGCCACCAGCCGCCACTTACTCTAAAACCCATCCGGCCTAGGAAATACCCTAACCGCCCTAGCAAGACCCCTCTTCATGAGAGGCCACACGCGTGCCCCGCCGAAGGCTGTGACCGACGCTTCTCACGGTCTGATGAGCTGACTCGCCATCTGCGTATCCATACAGGGCACAAGCCCTTCCAGTGCCGAATCTGTATGAGAAGCTTCAGTCGTTCTGACCACCTCACTACGCACATCCGCACTCACACAGGGGAGAAGCCCTTTGCCTGCGATTTCTGTGGACGCAAGTTTGCACGTAGTGACGAAAGGAAGAGGCATGCTAAGATCCACCTCAAACAGAAGGACAAGAAGGGAGGGGACAAATCAGCATGCTCCCCCTCAGTGGCTGGGGCAACAGCGGTTACCACCTGTGCTTGA